In a single window of the Myxococcus guangdongensis genome:
- a CDS encoding MFS transporter, giving the protein MTAPSPASPSRPLLTFALVWLGQFVSLFGSGLTSFALGAYVYQLTGSTTRFVLISFCATLPLAVLSPFAGVLVDRWDRRKAMLWSDVGSGLTTGLIWTLLVADNAGWLKFQSWYMYPIVLLGGCCTAFRWPAWQATTPLLIPKRHLGRASGLAELGAALSQIASPVFAGVLVGSIGLHGVLFMDVLSFLFAASVLVAVRFPSPPPSAARASGKRSMRAELAEAWRFVRERQGLTYLLCFTTFTNASLALVLLLITPLVLSFTDVKSLGVIGSVSGLGMLAGGVLTSVWGGPQRRMRGVAGFPLIAAAMLLLAALPPSVPLLATAAMLFLFSMPLTAANSQVLWQTKVPLEIQGRVAALRKTVGQSAVLLVTLVAGPLADRVFEPWMAPGGALADSMGRLLGTGPGRGIALLFVVIGLTVLCAVGLLLSSPRARRVQEELPDVIASPPLASTLPSEPPAADAVPETKLSATGNSPS; this is encoded by the coding sequence ATGACCGCCCCGTCGCCTGCTTCACCGTCGCGCCCGCTGCTCACGTTCGCCCTCGTCTGGCTGGGTCAGTTCGTCTCCCTGTTCGGCTCCGGGCTGACGTCGTTCGCGCTGGGCGCGTACGTCTACCAGCTGACCGGCTCCACGACGCGCTTCGTGCTCATCTCGTTCTGCGCGACGTTGCCGTTGGCGGTGTTGTCGCCGTTCGCGGGCGTGCTGGTGGACCGGTGGGACCGGCGCAAGGCGATGCTCTGGAGCGACGTGGGCTCGGGTCTCACCACGGGGCTCATCTGGACGCTGCTGGTGGCGGACAACGCGGGCTGGCTGAAGTTCCAGAGCTGGTACATGTACCCCATCGTCCTGTTGGGGGGCTGTTGCACGGCGTTCCGGTGGCCGGCGTGGCAGGCGACGACGCCGCTGCTCATCCCCAAGCGGCACCTGGGACGGGCCAGTGGGCTGGCGGAGCTGGGCGCGGCCCTCAGCCAGATTGCCTCGCCGGTGTTCGCGGGCGTGCTGGTGGGCAGCATCGGCCTGCACGGCGTGCTGTTCATGGACGTGCTGAGCTTCCTGTTCGCCGCGAGCGTGCTCGTCGCGGTGCGCTTCCCCTCGCCGCCGCCGAGCGCGGCGCGGGCTTCCGGCAAGCGCTCCATGCGCGCGGAGCTCGCGGAGGCGTGGCGCTTCGTGCGCGAGCGGCAGGGCCTGACGTATCTCCTGTGTTTCACCACCTTCACCAACGCGAGCCTGGCGCTGGTGCTGCTGCTCATCACGCCGCTGGTGCTGAGCTTCACGGACGTGAAGAGCCTGGGCGTCATCGGCTCCGTCTCCGGCCTGGGCATGCTGGCCGGGGGCGTGCTCACCAGCGTGTGGGGCGGCCCCCAGCGGCGCATGCGGGGCGTGGCGGGCTTCCCGCTCATCGCGGCGGCGATGTTGCTGCTGGCCGCGCTGCCGCCCAGCGTTCCGTTGCTCGCCACCGCGGCGATGCTGTTCCTGTTCTCCATGCCGCTCACCGCGGCCAACTCGCAGGTCCTCTGGCAGACCAAGGTGCCGCTGGAGATCCAGGGCCGGGTGGCCGCGCTGCGCAAGACGGTGGGCCAGTCCGCGGTGCTGCTCGTCACGCTGGTGGCGGGCCCGCTGGCCGACCGCGTCTTCGAGCCGTGGATGGCTCCGGGCGGCGCGCTGGCGGACAGCATGGGGCGCCTGCTGGGCACCGGCCCTGGCCGCGGCATCGCGCTCCTCTTCGTCGTCATCGGGCTCACGGTGCTGTGCGCCGTGGGCCTGCTGCTTTCATCCCCCCGCGCGCGGCGCGTCCAGGAAGAGCTTCCGGACGTGATTGCCTCCCCTCCGCTCGCCTCGACGCTTCCTTCCGAACCGCCCGCGGCCGACGCCGTGCCCGAGACCAAGCTCTCGGCGACGGGGAACTCCCCGTCTTGA
- a CDS encoding DUF2383 domain-containing protein: MAQAGKDVETLNSFLRGEISAVETYRQAMGHIEHDVRRRTLEECLKDHEQRVEALKERIRQLDGEPAEGSGVWGIFAKVVQGGADLLGEDKAISALEEGEDKGLRDYEQNAGKVHGDLRRFVRMELLPKQKSTHKKLSHLKHTLH; encoded by the coding sequence ATGGCTCAGGCTGGCAAGGATGTCGAGACGCTGAATTCCTTCTTGCGGGGCGAGATTTCCGCGGTGGAGACCTACCGCCAGGCGATGGGACACATCGAGCACGACGTGCGGCGGCGCACGCTCGAGGAGTGCCTGAAGGACCACGAGCAGCGCGTGGAGGCGCTCAAGGAGCGCATCCGGCAGCTCGACGGTGAGCCGGCGGAGGGCTCGGGCGTGTGGGGCATCTTCGCGAAGGTGGTCCAGGGCGGCGCGGACCTCCTGGGCGAGGACAAGGCCATCTCCGCCCTGGAAGAGGGCGAGGACAAGGGCCTGCGCGACTACGAGCAGAACGCGGGCAAGGTCCATGGCGATTTGCGGCGCTTCGTGCGCATGGAGCTGCTGCCCAAGCAGAAGAGCACGCACAAGAAGCTCAGCCACCTGAAGCACACCCTGCACTGA
- a CDS encoding DUF2378 family protein, whose protein sequence is MSQERVIFGNTVDSLYLKTLDKDLSYDLRNELREMGMDLDGPLQAAYPHAVWVSCLDTVARALHPDRTLEEARRLLARRMIEGYAQTVMGAAVLTLARVLGPMRSLGRMTHNFRSGNNFTETRVTVVNPTTADLWFNEPQATEGFVEGVLEEGLHRIGVRGLTISRTRHDEDSCTYRLEWYDPSAR, encoded by the coding sequence ATGAGCCAGGAGCGGGTCATCTTCGGCAACACGGTCGACAGCCTGTATCTGAAGACCCTCGACAAGGACTTGTCCTACGACCTTCGCAACGAGCTGCGTGAGATGGGCATGGACCTGGACGGTCCGCTCCAGGCCGCCTATCCCCACGCCGTCTGGGTGAGTTGCCTGGACACCGTGGCCCGCGCGCTCCATCCGGACCGGACGCTCGAGGAGGCGCGCCGGTTGCTCGCGCGACGCATGATTGAAGGCTATGCGCAGACGGTCATGGGCGCGGCGGTGCTCACCCTGGCGCGCGTGCTGGGTCCCATGCGCTCGCTGGGCCGCATGACGCACAACTTCAGGAGCGGCAACAACTTCACGGAGACACGCGTCACGGTGGTGAACCCCACCACCGCGGACCTCTGGTTCAACGAGCCCCAGGCCACCGAGGGCTTCGTCGAAGGGGTCCTCGAAGAAGGACTGCACCGCATCGGTGTGCGCGGGCTGACCATTTCCCGCACCCGTCACGACGAGGACTCCTGTACCTATCGGCTCGAGTGGTACGACCCCTCCGCTCGCTGA
- a CDS encoding VWA domain-containing protein has translation MLPRRLNGRAPGALAASGLALVLLGGTEAWSFTEEHVIILIDRSGSMLTTRASGQTRFVEAVTRGRDFVQTPNVLPRRFAVWTFEGATYRREQGFMDGASTVTTLNNLASGLGATPLAVAVCDAADELLQFEPGVDARKVVHLISDGEENSTPEDSLCYGPSSNKRYPDLEEGSWQWKVRNMLKTGDPLRDSPNPFQLVFDADVFYNHLNLSPFADPLESPFLTLLRGLSRDSGGQYMPIEDSRPLPIPGDTDGNGCIDSKDYYLMLANYGLRIPPGDPKADFNGDKVVDFTDYSIVLGNLGRGCTSGPQPWVPVNVRRE, from the coding sequence ATGTTGCCTCGAAGACTGAACGGGCGGGCGCCTGGCGCGCTCGCGGCCAGCGGACTTGCCCTGGTGTTGCTGGGCGGCACCGAAGCGTGGTCCTTCACCGAGGAGCACGTCATCATCCTCATCGACCGCAGCGGCTCCATGCTCACGACACGCGCCTCGGGCCAGACGCGCTTCGTGGAGGCCGTGACGCGTGGACGCGACTTCGTGCAGACGCCCAACGTCCTGCCGCGCCGCTTCGCCGTGTGGACGTTCGAGGGGGCCACCTACCGCCGTGAGCAGGGCTTCATGGACGGGGCGTCGACGGTGACGACGCTGAACAACCTGGCCTCGGGCCTGGGGGCCACGCCGCTGGCGGTGGCCGTCTGTGATGCCGCGGACGAGCTGCTCCAGTTCGAGCCCGGCGTGGACGCACGCAAGGTGGTCCACCTCATCTCCGACGGGGAGGAGAACAGCACGCCCGAAGACTCGCTGTGCTACGGGCCGTCCAGCAACAAGCGCTACCCGGACCTGGAGGAGGGCTCGTGGCAGTGGAAGGTCCGCAACATGCTCAAGACGGGCGACCCGCTGCGCGACAGCCCGAATCCCTTCCAGCTCGTGTTCGACGCGGACGTCTTCTACAACCACCTCAACCTGTCGCCCTTCGCGGACCCGCTCGAGTCCCCCTTCCTCACCTTGCTCCGGGGGCTGTCGCGCGACTCGGGCGGTCAATACATGCCCATCGAGGACTCACGACCGCTTCCCATTCCGGGTGACACGGATGGCAACGGGTGCATCGACTCGAAGGACTACTACCTCATGCTCGCCAACTACGGGCTGAGAATCCCCCCCGGAGACCCCAAGGCCGACTTCAATGGAGACAAGGTCGTGGACTTCACTGACTACAGCATCGTCCTGGGCAATCTGGGCCGAGGCTGCACGAGTGGGCCACAGCCTTGGGTCCCCGTGAACGTGCGGCGAGAATGA
- a CDS encoding RCC1 domain-containing protein — protein sequence MFWNRSAATSRSPLSGCLLLGLWLLAGCGEWTAPPEPPLRQVLVPLAGRGSASRLSLGQYHSVGVHSDGTVWAWGYNRQGQLGNGQLTDSPTPVQVSQLTDAVAVASGDYHSLALRSDGTVWGWGDNYSGQLGTGTTSASVQPVRVQSLTGVLAVGSGFSHSVALRSDGTVWAWGDNRYKQVGPHSATSNSLPVQVPGLREVIAVAAGGNTSLALRSDGTVWAWGDNRSGQLGDGTVTTRGQPAQVLGLTGVATVSAGASHCVALRSDGTAWAWGLNATGQLGDGTVTNRATPIQVPLTEVMAVVAGNYHSLAVRSDGAVWAWGDNRYRQLGNGTLTSSRVPILAGLTGGVTLVAGFKHSLTLRADGTVWAWGDNAFGQLGDSTFQPRMSPVRVGTTNTLGNPGVTSGQLHSVYLDASGNIWSWGDNESGQLGNGTGADRLTPARMGLSGAVAVAAGNKHSVVLKGDTTVWAWGVNSRGEVGDGTRQDRSQPVRVANLTGVTAISAGALHSLALRLDGTVWAWGFNRYGQLGDGSTVDRDVPVQVTGLAGVTAIAAGHSHSMALRSDGTVWAWGYNFDGQIGSGTNAWHIVPVQVVGLTGVTGIVAGGYHSLALRSDGTVWSWGYNGSGQLGNNSTTNLNAPGPVSNLTGVVSIAAGNFHSLALRSDGTVRAWGFNFDGQLGDGQLENRHVPVMVAGMSNAVAIIAGDHHSMALRSDGTAWAWGYNGEGQLGDGTRDDRLIPTQVEMF from the coding sequence ATGTTCTGGAACAGGTCTGCTGCGACGTCGAGGAGTCCGCTCTCAGGGTGCCTGCTGCTCGGCCTGTGGCTGCTGGCGGGCTGCGGCGAGTGGACGGCGCCACCCGAGCCGCCCCTGCGACAGGTCCTCGTGCCGCTCGCCGGCCGCGGCTCCGCGTCGCGCCTGTCGCTGGGGCAATACCACTCGGTGGGCGTGCACTCGGACGGCACCGTGTGGGCCTGGGGCTACAACCGTCAGGGACAGCTGGGCAACGGCCAGCTCACCGACAGCCCGACACCGGTGCAGGTGAGCCAGCTCACGGACGCGGTGGCGGTGGCCTCGGGTGACTACCACTCGCTGGCGCTGCGCTCGGACGGCACTGTCTGGGGATGGGGCGACAACTACTCCGGACAGCTCGGCACGGGGACGACCAGCGCGAGCGTGCAGCCGGTGCGGGTCCAGTCGCTGACGGGCGTGCTCGCGGTGGGCTCGGGCTTCTCGCACTCGGTGGCGTTGCGCTCGGACGGCACCGTCTGGGCCTGGGGTGACAACCGCTACAAGCAGGTCGGTCCCCACTCGGCGACGAGCAACTCGCTGCCCGTCCAGGTCCCCGGCCTGCGCGAGGTCATCGCCGTGGCGGCGGGCGGCAACACGTCGCTGGCGCTGCGCTCGGACGGCACCGTCTGGGCCTGGGGCGACAACCGCAGCGGGCAGCTCGGCGATGGCACGGTTACGACCCGCGGGCAGCCGGCCCAGGTGCTCGGCCTCACGGGCGTGGCGACGGTGTCCGCGGGCGCGTCGCACTGCGTGGCCTTGCGCTCGGACGGCACGGCGTGGGCCTGGGGACTCAACGCCACGGGGCAGCTGGGAGACGGCACGGTGACCAACCGCGCCACGCCCATCCAGGTGCCGCTGACGGAGGTGATGGCCGTGGTGGCCGGCAACTACCACTCGCTGGCGGTGCGCTCGGACGGCGCGGTGTGGGCCTGGGGTGACAACCGCTACCGGCAGCTCGGCAACGGGACGCTGACGAGCAGCCGGGTGCCCATCCTCGCGGGGCTCACGGGTGGCGTGACGCTGGTGGCGGGCTTCAAACACTCGCTGACGCTGCGCGCGGACGGCACCGTCTGGGCCTGGGGCGACAACGCGTTCGGCCAGCTGGGTGACAGCACCTTCCAGCCGCGCATGTCACCGGTGCGCGTGGGGACGACCAACACGCTGGGCAACCCGGGCGTCACGTCGGGCCAGTTGCACTCCGTCTACCTGGACGCATCCGGGAACATCTGGAGCTGGGGCGACAACGAGAGCGGCCAGCTGGGCAACGGCACGGGCGCGGACCGGCTGACCCCCGCGCGCATGGGGCTGTCGGGCGCGGTGGCGGTGGCGGCCGGCAACAAGCACTCCGTGGTGCTCAAGGGCGACACCACCGTGTGGGCCTGGGGCGTCAACAGCCGGGGTGAGGTGGGCGACGGCACCCGGCAGGACCGCTCGCAGCCGGTGCGCGTGGCGAATCTCACGGGGGTCACAGCCATCTCCGCCGGGGCGCTGCACTCGCTGGCGCTGCGCCTGGATGGCACCGTGTGGGCCTGGGGCTTCAATCGCTATGGCCAGTTGGGCGACGGCTCCACGGTGGACCGCGACGTGCCCGTGCAGGTGACGGGGCTCGCGGGCGTGACGGCCATCGCCGCCGGCCACAGCCACTCGATGGCGCTGCGCTCGGACGGCACCGTGTGGGCGTGGGGCTACAACTTCGACGGCCAGATTGGCAGCGGGACGAACGCCTGGCACATCGTCCCGGTGCAGGTGGTGGGGCTGACGGGCGTGACGGGCATCGTCGCGGGCGGCTACCACTCGCTGGCGCTGCGCTCGGACGGCACCGTGTGGTCCTGGGGCTACAACGGCTCGGGACAGTTGGGGAACAACTCCACGACGAACCTCAACGCGCCCGGCCCCGTGTCGAACCTCACGGGCGTGGTCTCCATCGCGGCGGGGAACTTCCACTCGCTGGCGCTGCGCTCCGACGGCACGGTGCGCGCGTGGGGGTTCAACTTCGATGGCCAGCTGGGCGACGGGCAGCTGGAGAACCGCCACGTGCCGGTGATGGTGGCGGGGATGAGCAACGCGGTGGCCATCATCGCGGGAGACCACCACTCCATGGCGCTGCGCTCGGACGGGACGGCGTGGGCGTGGGGCTACAACGGCGAGGGGCAGCTGGGCGACGGCACGCGGGATGACCGCCTCATCCCCACACAGGTGGAGATGTTCTGA
- a CDS encoding metal-dependent hydrolase: MVNPPEPGRIIPRPHLKFHFDATFPRVWHHNGLGSTHLWNGLNLLFPQGERFFVRSVNHYLPALADAPELRAQVKAFFAQEGQHAREHQDYIELLESQGYVITGFMKAYQRIVWGFIDKSFPPSLRLAITAALEHYTAIMGENTLTLGVFADGHPAMRQLIEWHAAEEIEHKAVAFDVLRKVAPGYGLRVTGMLAGIIALYGLWFAATVTLLKQEPGLGWGGIWRELRRAHQKDPVLVRVLWRGLKEYLRPSFHPLDNDNLHIARAHLDTLDVPRAEAA; this comes from the coding sequence ATGGTCAATCCCCCCGAACCCGGTCGCATCATCCCGAGACCGCACCTGAAGTTTCACTTCGATGCCACCTTCCCCCGGGTCTGGCATCACAACGGCCTGGGCTCGACGCACCTGTGGAACGGTCTCAACCTGCTCTTCCCCCAGGGGGAGCGCTTCTTCGTGCGCAGCGTCAACCACTACCTGCCCGCGCTGGCCGACGCGCCGGAGCTGCGCGCGCAGGTGAAGGCGTTCTTCGCCCAGGAGGGCCAGCACGCCCGCGAGCACCAGGACTACATCGAGCTGCTGGAGTCACAGGGTTACGTCATCACCGGCTTCATGAAGGCGTACCAGCGCATCGTCTGGGGCTTCATCGACAAATCCTTCCCGCCGTCCCTGCGGCTGGCCATCACCGCCGCGCTGGAGCACTACACGGCCATCATGGGTGAGAACACGCTGACGCTCGGCGTGTTCGCGGACGGCCACCCCGCGATGCGCCAGCTCATCGAGTGGCACGCCGCCGAGGAGATCGAGCACAAGGCCGTGGCCTTCGACGTGCTGCGCAAGGTGGCGCCGGGCTACGGCCTGCGCGTGACGGGGATGCTCGCGGGCATCATCGCGCTGTACGGCCTGTGGTTCGCGGCCACCGTCACGCTGCTCAAGCAGGAGCCGGGGCTGGGGTGGGGTGGCATCTGGCGCGAGCTGCGGCGCGCGCACCAGAAGGACCCGGTGCTGGTGCGGGTGCTCTGGCGTGGGCTCAAGGAGTACCTGCGGCCGTCGTTCCACCCGCTCGACAACGACAACCTGCACATCGCGCGCGCCCACCTGGACACGCTCGACGTGCCCCGGGCGGAGGCCGCCTGA